CATTCTGTAGCAAACGATTATTTTTTTTCGATGAATATCGACTGAGTAATTTATTACCACTTGAAAAGATAGATAATCTATACAAAAATTAACCTCTTGAAGTATTCGAgcgataaataatttaaaaataacaaattttttttatcttaaaaatagaaatatttgttcAACATATCATAACAGATTTATGTTTTTacacaatataacaaaataaaaggggtttaattgtaaaatacattCTAAGGATGTGAATTTTACCTTCATttattttgctttattttaattgtctttcttaaaaaatgtacatagaATTTTTTGTATCGTTTATGTATTAACTTTTTAAAAAcaacattttttgttaaatatttgtacattgaTAAATTACATTCGAGATACTGGAACTATATCAAGCAATGCTAATGAATTTTGAAGTACAATTTGCAATACATGCAACATGTATAATCTTGCAACCATTGTTGGAATCAAGTGATCGTAACCTTCCTGTAATGCAATAGTAAacacataattaataataattgcaatttttgcaTCAAAGATATTCATGGATAGCTAAACTTACAGTTAAAATTTTAGTTGTACGATAATAGACACTAAATTTTTTACATaatcttgataaaaatatgcatattatttgaggatttgtttgAAAGCCAGGTTCATATCTCAAACACTCTTTGATCATTTCTTGATATCCAATAATGAAGTTATGTATAAGTTCCCATTCATCCTGAAAATATAGATCATAACTTTTGGAAATATGAATCAAATAAATAGCCTTCAGATAAAATACCTGTTGatttaataaagaaaagtctACGTCATAAACATGGGGTAAATTAGGGTATTCTCCTTTCAATCTTTTGtcattgtattttttaataattgctGCTATTCTAGcagtattatataatataaaagatgCACCTAAAAACTGATAGTAATAGAAATTgtttatttagaaattctatATAATTCATGATAAATTGTAAGCGAGAACCTTTCATGTTTGTGGTATTCCTGTTAGGTGCAGGATTAATTGCAATAGAAACAGAACGACTAGGTTTTACAGAAAGTAATTCAAATGTAGCCATTGCTTTTGcaacattttcaataaaattatcttctatTATTATGTCATGTTCATTTTCTTCAAAATACTTGTGTTCATTCAGTGTTTTCAGTTCCTCAATTTTATAGTTAATATACTCTTCCCAAGTTAGGGTTGCTTCTTTACAATTCTTTTCTGCATTTTTCACAACACCACATACACacttttcataattttcttcCACCTCTCCTTGCGACTTGGTggtgaatataaatttataatctgATCCTTCATCCAATATTCTGCCTCCATGTAATTTAACAATCTTTTCAGTAACACTCTGTATTAAATGTAATCTTCTTGTCGTGATTTCTGATTCACTGTCTTTATGTGATTTAAAACTAAACACTTTATTGAGCGACAAAGTCCTTCCAAAGTTGCACTGAGACGTGAGAGCAAGTTTTATCGAGTTGGCAATAAGCGGAGTACGATGTAAGAATAAGCAGACTCTTTCATTTTCCAAAACATACCTTTGTATTTTTATCAACCAGTTGCAGCTAGATGATATTAATAACTCTAAAGCCtgtaaaaaacaatattttcacTTCAGAATTAGGTTATGTATATATTCTTTAAGCTGATATTTTCTGTTCCACTTTTACCTCTTTTGCAATATCCTTGTCAGTTTTATCATTTGTGTCACGGCCTTGTATATGTAGAAAATGTTGCAAGATTGTTGTACATTTTCCATCACACTTATTTGTTCCTTGCAGCAAGTGTTTCCATGCTTTAAGGCTAGGTAAAAAATACAATTCACCATTTGTTGCTAAATTGTCATAATTTACCTTTATGACTGAAAAATTTTTACTAGTATTACCACACAGATACAATGTTATGTTATCAACAAGTGTCTGTATACAAATAGATAACGTATTTTCCATTTGAAACTCCATAATTAGAGATTCCTATACATGAACCACCTTGAATGTGGGGCAGTATTAACAGCTGACTGTGTTTACCTCAATTATTATAATGATTCAAAGTGCAATGTATCAtaacatatgtacaaatattaaataattattgaaaagggtgctaaacaaattttcaataattgaaACACAATTTTCGATGTTTTCTTTATTAGAGTCACAAATTGAATCGTGCAAATAAGTCGGTTgcaaatattaacattaatatatataatattcccTATACTTATCAGTAAGTTCAGGTATGTTACAAATATCGAtcacaaaagaagaaaaaacaatTCTCTATTTAAGCGTATCTAGAACGACGTTTAAGTAAATGACTCGGCCGTGATATTACAATTAGTTATCTTAGAATTTACATTATTCTCTTTGATATCGATTATCACATAGAATGATGGTACTTGACGTACGCTATCGCGGCTAACTCTTTGCAAAACTCTTCCGTCACGATCACGCTTTCGAACAGGATATTCTCCTTCTCCCTAAAATATAGTAAACACAATTAgtcatattttcaatataagGTCATAGGGGCAACTGTGAAAGCGATTTGACTCGTGTATTATTGGATCTAATATTAGGATCTTCTATTTTAGGACCTCTGTCTTCAGCTATCTTTTTCCTAAAATTTGTTCCGAGTCGGGTCACTTTCATACCATCGCAAAACGTAAACAGTTCGCTTTTTGCGTACCCATCGTGAGAACAGTCCTCGAGCAATCGTTCTCGCGTCTCCTTCAGTATCTGCTTGTGAGCCGGTGTCTTTGGTACCTCGTTTACCAGCTGCTTGACGACTCTTTGCAAGCAAGCGAACAAGTTTTTTGTGCCTGGTGCCAACGGTAGCAGTGGATTTAATAAGAATTCATGCAGGTACGGATGTGGTAAGAGTGCCAGCCTCGAGATCACCACGGTCAGTTGAAGATTGATCTCGTATTTTTGTCTGGGTATGTTGGCAACCTTATCGAACAGCATCGCCATAAACGGTCCCATGTAGAACCGTACGGAACAGTGATCAGCTTCCGGTCTGGAGTCAGAGCTCGCGGAGTCGTCGACGCTGACCGCTTCCAATGGCCACGCCATCAGCGAACAATCCGTTAACACGCTCGAATATTGCCTCTCCAGGTCGGCCATGTATCGCTCGTAATTATTCACGTCCGTGTCCGTTTGAAGATATCCCGGAATCAGAGACAGGAAGCTGAAACGTTGTTTTTGATATCGAACCGGCGTGAAACACCTTGTTGCATTTAAATGACTACTCTGGGTGAAAAAGGAATTTGTTGGGCCGCTCGATGATGATATCTGCTCATGTCGGCGAAACAAAAACATTCAGTCACCGTATATCCGCTATGCAAATTAGCAGATAAGCAGGTCTACGTTGACTAAACTCTCTTTTTGTAAACTCCTAAGCTAACCACTCTTAAACAATCTTAGTAACATtcttttttctattattttgacTAGCTAAATAGAGACAGTATCCCATCGATATTTAATCAATCGTTAGAATATAATGTGATCGAGAATGTACAATTGAAATCGAATAATTTGATTTGCATAATAAAATCGGACACTAGATCAAGAAAtgggttaggttaatttaaatACTAGGTTACTAGGTTAGATTCTCCCTTTGAGTCAAAGAGAGGTGCTCACCAATTTACAATTCTGTGAATATTACTGGGTGCCAGTGTTCGGCTGTGACTTTGCTCGTAGGAGAGATCCAACGAgccctttttctctctttctctctcgtcttCCTCGTCGCTCCACGACGCGATCGCGCTATCCGCAGCCGTGTTGTCGTAATAGCCTCGCGTCGATAAGTACACCAACACCAGACAATGTAATATATGCTCGTTTCGTTTTTCTATCATTTCCTCGAACAGCTTCAACGTTTCCAAAGTTAGATCGTCGCTGTCCGTGAAACAGTTGTCTATCAATCTGTGCAGCACCTGTGACGTCCACACATTTGGTATTTCTGGGCCTCTGTCTTGACCCACTAGCCAGTAACTCATCTCTAAAAACATCGTATACAATTACCAAATAATCGTGTACATGgctttgttattattaattgcgCGATTAATTATCCAATTATCATTTCTCTGAAAAACACATGAACAAATAAACGAGGCAGGTGTACACACCTGTACACAGCGTGGTGGAGGTTAACTCCTTCAAGCACTTGGTAATCAGTGCTGTGATAAGGACGACATGGTGGTCGGCCAAAGCTGGTGTCACGATCTTCTCCAGGAAGTTGATCCTTATGCTTTTTGCCAACGCGTCCGCCACATCCGGATAAGCTTCCCTTATCAGCTGGTTGCAGTAGTCGAACCACATGAAGAACGCGGCGACTTGTCTGCATCCGGAGAACTTCTTCTCCTTCGTCCAAGCAGGAGAATCCAAACCCCACGTCACGTCCACTCCGTCGATCTCCGTTGGATCGACGTGCGCTGGAATCGCGTTGAAAAGATTCTCTAGTCTGTTCGTTATTAACGTCGTTAAGTCACTGTTCACGATCATCTGGGCGAACGGTGGATCGTCCAAGGATGCCAGGACCATTATACCCTCGCACGCTCTTATTCTTACGGTATTGTCCTGAAAGGGTTATTCTGCTCAATtcttgtttaatttaaaaattttgggaattcaagaaCGCCAGGATTTTGAGGGTTTGTTCCCAACTTACCGCGGTGTTTATGTAACTCAGCAAGGCATCCAGCAGAAGGCATTTCGATTTCGACGACGTCCTCGACTTCCCCGAACTCCGATCACTTTCCACGCAAGCGGTATCTTCGTAAACTCCTGTGTATTCAACGTCCAACCTCAGATCCTGAAGATTCTGCAGATGCGCATCGATCTCGTTCATCATCGCCGTGTCTTCGCACTTGTGCGAGCCCTCGTCGCGAGGGTCAGCTTGCTCCGAAACGTTGCTACCGTTATCACAAATCAATTTGGGAGTCTCAGGACTAGAGGACTGCGAGGCGTTCTCGGTCTCCCTGGAAGATATCGAACCGTTCGACTGACTAGATGACCCTCGATTCGGGTCGGGCTTACTGGACGACTTGTTAGAGCACGGGGATCTCCTTCTGTCGTTCTCCGAGTTAAATAAATTAGGATTGATCAAAGTGATCGCTTGGGTGTCCAGCGGTTCGAACAGGGGATTGGAGTTCTTTTTCGCCGGCACATAGGTCACCTTCTCCACTTCTATCTTTTCGGTATTCTTCTTGACCGACGTGTTCTGCCTGGAGATTGACGGGGCGTCGTTTATGATGCTGGTCACGTGCGGATATTTGCAAACCAGAAAACAAATGGTGAGGAGGAACTGGACCTCCTCGGCCTCCATCGGTGACGGTGCACTTCCATTGCACAGAGCTATAAGTCGTTGCACCGGCCCGTAGATGGACGTGTGGTGCAGCAAAGGATATTTGGATCTTCCTAGCAGTTTTCTCAAGAAGGACAGACAGACTGTCCTCATTCCGGGCGGAGTTTCAGCGCTGGCTAGGGTGGCCAGCAGGTCCAGCAACTTGTGCTGGAACAGGTACTCCAAACAGGAGCCTGGCTCATTCTCGTCTTTCTCCTCTTCGAGGAGTATCTCCAGCAACCTGTCCAAGTGACGAGGTATGCTCGTCGATTGTATGGGGACCTTGCAATCCGTCAGGTGGTTCACGTAGAAGTTCATCAGCTGCTTCCAGTGGTAGGTGAAGTCTTGCAGCGGCGTGGCTGGCGGTGCTATCTGCAAGTAAACAGACATACGTGAGATCGGTTCGAGCGATTAAAACGAGAGGATTGAAACTCTAGTCAGCGATCGTATTACGTCCGATAGATGGTCGTTGAGAAAAAACAAATAAGATGCAAAACACGGGAGCCTATTGAACGTGCACATGTTAATTAGACGTCGTTCCACGATTTCGCAGGTGCGAGGCTAGTTTGAATAATTATATAAGCGGCTAAATATAACGACGTGATCCACTGATTAGATGTCTATGATTCGACAGAAACGGACTGCCCTTAGTTGGACGAATATAATTATGTTCGATGCAACTGGCCTTTGACTCTTGATTGATTGAAGCGATAATCGATACTTTttaattgggaatttaaatttaattatcgatcgattgtataaaatatctaaGATACTCGAGGATTCCTCACTgcttaattataaattgaaatttgattattaattaGAAATTCAATAAATCGAGTTTAATAGCAGTCAGATACAGTGAAGACTATGCATAACACGTGGTATTTGATCTTCTCGAGATACAAGTGAAATAATTGATCATGAGACGAGGTCCGCCGGACACGTGACACCGGAAGAGTAATTAACAGAAGAGAAGTAATTGGTGAATGGTCAAAACCAACGTCGATAGATAAAACGTAAATAAATACAATGGCACGTGTGACGTTGCGAAGGAAAAAATCATAGTATATAACACGCGCAGCGCTACGATCGATTAGCACCAGCCTTAGTGTCGCGTTGTTTACCGTGCGTAATGAAAACGTACGAGGAAAAAGAAACGTATGAATAGAAATAAGCAACGAAGGTCGCGAGTCGAGGAAGCGATTACAGGGACTAGGACAGAAAGCGACGACGATTCTTATCAGGGTTATCGTGTACACTCACCACGTCAATGGCATTCTTCAGAGCGATTTGAATGCCGCTGATCATTTTATTGCGGCTTCCGGTATTCTCGGCACGATTATTTCTCGCTATGCACACCGCTCGCCTCCGTAACTCGCCCTGTTCTTCGCTGCTTTTGCATAATTTCGCATCGTTCGCACGCGATTATCAACCCTACGATCGCTCACTGCCCGCGACAGACAAGCTTCTGTGGCTTTTTGACGTCTTTTGTTTCCGCGTGTTCGACGGCAGATGGCATTCAGCTCGTTTGGCGGCACTTCTGAAGTTATGGAGACGAAAAACAAGACTTATCGAATGCTCAGATAGCACTCGATCATGTATTGTGTAGTTTGGAGCAAATGTAAACCCCCACTCGAATCTCAGGATTTTAGAATgggttacaaatttaaatttagaagatagggatttttgtattcggggatctagggatttgagaatccgaagaatctagaaatttgtaaatctggggACTTGGTCTGCGAGCCGAAGGAATTTATGGATCTCGAGTATAAAGATCGTTTAATAGCTTGCTGATAAGATTTTCATAAACAAGCCAATACCGCGACCGATTAGATCAAACATTAGATATCGGTTATGCAATTCGACTCGGACGCTTTAATGCTCAAAGTTTCTATTCCATCGGAACAATAGTATTTTCTTCGAAACGTTTATCGAATAATTTTGTATACTCTGCCTCGCATAAAGGAATTTCAAGATCGTTTGAACAATTATCTATTATGACAAACACGAAATCCTATTTTTCTTGAAATAAGCCCATTATCGCTGACGTGGGACGGTCGTGCAAAATAAGCAGTTAAGCGATATTTACGACGACTTTTATTCCGCACCTTTAACGTGTACACAGCACAGAATAACATTTAACCGGTTCGTGGGTGTAAAAAAGATGGATCTTCCTGGTGTTTCTCTTATTTCCATCGAACAATGTACAATTATTTCGGATCGAGTGTACAAAGGAATCGCGTCGTTGATTTTATCGCTTTCAAGTAACCTAGGACAAGGTAATTCGTCTAAAAAAGAACCTTCACGCTTTAGGAATCCGAGTGTACCTCGATTTTTCTCCTCACTTCCATCTTCCTTTTATCAGGTCATCGAGTACGAAACTTAAACATCGCcgatgaaatttgaaagtgaaccaaaattgcttttaaaattttcttaagaACGTGTCGAGGTCGTCAAAATTTCTTAAGAAGGAGAATCGTTAAGTTTTGTACTCGATGACccgatatattaatatattaaaatacattacGACCGTTATAATACACGCAAGGGAATTCGCGCGTCAACGCGTCGCTCtagtaatatatttttgatagttCTGACACGCTGCGAGGGTAAATGTGACCCGGACTCGGTACTCACCGCCTTCAGTCTCCACAGTCGTCGCAGCATGATGACGAACGAGACGGAGAAGGAACAGGGGATCAGGAGACGATGGAACCAAAAAAAAACTCGCGAGGAAAATAATGTTCGTTCGCCTTAACGACGATCAGGCGCTAGTGTATCCGATTTTTATCACTGGCCGTCGCGCGAGCTCTTATCGTCGCGACGACCGAAATAAGTACACCTCGCACACGGTAGCGAACGTGTCTCTTACGTCGAGGATCGCAACCGACGATCACCGGTTTCGTAATTATTCTCGAATGCGACTAGGAATTCCGAGCACGCGGCTCCGATTTCTACGAGTCGACCAGGAAAAACGGATTGATTACCACTATTCGCTTTGTCTATTAACACTTGGCTGAATTTCATACGTGACGCATGAATTTTCGTGTAGATCACTTATTTCGCAGGAATTTTATTTgtcggaaaatttggaagcttgaaaattagggtaaagtttgga
The nucleotide sequence above comes from Megachile rotundata isolate GNS110a chromosome 13, iyMegRotu1, whole genome shotgun sequence. Encoded proteins:
- the LOC100883597 gene encoding uncharacterized protein LOC100883597 — its product is MEFQMENTLSICIQTLVDNITLYLCGNTSKNFSVIKVNYDNLATNGELYFLPSLKAWKHLLQGTNKCDGKCTTILQHFLHIQGRDTNDKTDKDIAKEALELLISSSCNWLIKIQRYVLENERVCLFLHRTPLIANSIKLALTSQCNFGRTLSLNKVFSFKSHKDSESEITTRRLHLIQSVTEKIVKLHGGRILDEGSDYKFIFTTKSQGEVEENYEKCVCGVVKNAEKNCKEATLTWEEYINYKIEELKTLNEHKYFEENEHDIIIEDNFIENVAKAMATFELLSVKPSRSVSIAINPAPNRNTTNMKGASFILYNTARIAAIIKKYNDKRLKGEYPNLPHVYDVDFSLLNQQDEWELIHNFIIGYQEMIKECLRYEPGFQTNPQIICIFLSRLCKKFSVYYRTTKILTEGYDHLIPTMVARLYMLHVLQIVLQNSLALLDIVPVSRM
- the LOC100883707 gene encoding FHF complex subunit HOOK interacting protein 2A isoform X1, translating into MCTFNRLPCFASYLFFLNDHLSDIAPPATPLQDFTYHWKQLMNFYVNHLTDCKVPIQSTSIPRHLDRLLEILLEEEKDENEPGSCLEYLFQHKLLDLLATLASAETPPGMRTVCLSFLRKLLGRSKYPLLHHTSIYGPVQRLIALCNGSAPSPMEAEEVQFLLTICFLVCKYPHVTSIINDAPSISRQNTSVKKNTEKIEVEKVTYVPAKKNSNPLFEPLDTQAITLINPNLFNSENDRRRSPCSNKSSSKPDPNRGSSSQSNGSISSRETENASQSSSPETPKLICDNGSNVSEQADPRDEGSHKCEDTAMMNEIDAHLQNLQDLRLDVEYTGVYEDTACVESDRSSGKSRTSSKSKCLLLDALLSYINTADNTVRIRACEGIMVLASLDDPPFAQMIVNSDLTTLITNRLENLFNAIPAHVDPTEIDGVDVTWGLDSPAWTKEKKFSGCRQVAAFFMWFDYCNQLIREAYPDVADALAKSIRINFLEKIVTPALADHHVVLITALITKCLKELTSTTLCTEMSYWLVGQDRGPEIPNVWTSQVLHRLIDNCFTDSDDLTLETLKLFEEMIEKRNEHILHCLVLVYLSTRGYYDNTAADSAIASWSDEEDEREREKKGSLDLSYEQSHSRTLAPSNIHRIVNCFLSLIPGYLQTDTDVNNYERYMADLERQYSSVLTDCSLMAWPLEAVSVDDSASSDSRPEADHCSVRFYMGPFMAMLFDKVANIPRQKYEINLQLTVVISRLALLPHPYLHEFLLNPLLPLAPGTKNLFACLQRVVKQLVNEVPKTPAHKQILKETRERLLEDCSHDGEKENILFESVIVTEEFCKELAAIAYVKYHHSM
- the LOC100883707 gene encoding FHF complex subunit HOOK interacting protein 2A isoform X2 — its product is MISGIQIALKNAIDVIAPPATPLQDFTYHWKQLMNFYVNHLTDCKVPIQSTSIPRHLDRLLEILLEEEKDENEPGSCLEYLFQHKLLDLLATLASAETPPGMRTVCLSFLRKLLGRSKYPLLHHTSIYGPVQRLIALCNGSAPSPMEAEEVQFLLTICFLVCKYPHVTSIINDAPSISRQNTSVKKNTEKIEVEKVTYVPAKKNSNPLFEPLDTQAITLINPNLFNSENDRRRSPCSNKSSSKPDPNRGSSSQSNGSISSRETENASQSSSPETPKLICDNGSNVSEQADPRDEGSHKCEDTAMMNEIDAHLQNLQDLRLDVEYTGVYEDTACVESDRSSGKSRTSSKSKCLLLDALLSYINTADNTVRIRACEGIMVLASLDDPPFAQMIVNSDLTTLITNRLENLFNAIPAHVDPTEIDGVDVTWGLDSPAWTKEKKFSGCRQVAAFFMWFDYCNQLIREAYPDVADALAKSIRINFLEKIVTPALADHHVVLITALITKCLKELTSTTLCTEMSYWLVGQDRGPEIPNVWTSQVLHRLIDNCFTDSDDLTLETLKLFEEMIEKRNEHILHCLVLVYLSTRGYYDNTAADSAIASWSDEEDEREREKKGSLDLSYEQSHSRTLAPSNIHRIVNCFLSLIPGYLQTDTDVNNYERYMADLERQYSSVLTDCSLMAWPLEAVSVDDSASSDSRPEADHCSVRFYMGPFMAMLFDKVANIPRQKYEINLQLTVVISRLALLPHPYLHEFLLNPLLPLAPGTKNLFACLQRVVKQLVNEVPKTPAHKQILKETRERLLEDCSHDGEKENILFESVIVTEEFCKELAAIAYVKYHHSM